One region of Cucurbita pepo subsp. pepo cultivar mu-cu-16 chromosome LG03, ASM280686v2, whole genome shotgun sequence genomic DNA includes:
- the LOC111790487 gene encoding protein IQ-DOMAIN 14-like: MGKAGKWLKNFLSGKKFDKEHSQIANHVSVVSSGNSTIPVSSPKEKKRWSFRRPSPAKDVNTLGSNVAVAVAVNSSVNTTFDMEKEQEKHAMAMAAATEAAVAAAQAAAVVIRLTVASNGKDGRIEEAAAIKIQSVFRSYLARKALCALKGLVKLQAMVRGHLVRRRATETLRCMQALVTAQARARTQRIKMAEDSQPTAHSWHSSHRKSFQESRQRHTHQEIDREMEENIKIVEMDLGGTLKNRNSYSLNTYSNQENYRLSPAPSAMTDMSPRTFSGHFEDYAYGTAQSSPQCFSAMAKSDPNRIPFEFPRSEYAESLSYDYPLFPNYMANTESSKAKVRSQSAPKARPESLERQPSRRRASVEGRNIPRAVRMQRSSSHLGSAAKNYGYPPWAVKLDRSTVSLKDSECGSTCSVLTNLNYCRSVASQEVYGNRH, translated from the exons ATGGGTAAGGCCGGAAAATGGCTCAAGAATTTCCTCTCCGGCAAGAAGTTCGACAAGGAACATTCCCAAATCGCCAATCATGTTTCTGTTGTTTCCTCTGGAAATTCAACGATTCCGGTTTCGTCTCCCAAAGAGAAGAAGCGATGGAGTTTCCGGCGACCTTCACCGGCAAAGGACGTGAACACGCTGGGATCGAATGTCGCCGTTGCCGTCGCCGTTAATTCATCTGTGAATACCACGTTTGATATGGAGAAGGAACAGGAAAAACACGCTATGGCGATGGCTGCTGCGACGGAGGCGGCAGTTGCAGCTGCACAAGCCGCTGCCGTCGTGATTCGTTTGACTGTAGCGTCGAATGGGAAAGACGGTAGAATTGAAGAAGCTGCTGCGATTAAAATCCAATCCGTTTTCAGATCTTATCTG GCGAGAAAGGCGCTGTGTGCTTTGAAAGGGTTGGTGAAATTGCAGGCGATGGTGAGAGGCCATTTGGTGAGACGAAGAGCCACCGAAACTCTGCGGTGTATGCAAGCTTTAGTGACGGCGCAGGCCAGAGCACGAACACAGAGGATCAAAATGGCTGAAGATTCACAGCCCACTGCCCATTCATGGCACTCATCCCATCGAAAATCTTTCCAAGAAAGCCGTCAAAGACATACCCATCAA GAGATCGAcagagaaatggaagagaatATAAAGATCGTGGAGATGGATTTAGGTGGAACCCTAAAGAATCGCAATAGCTACAGCCTTAACACCTATTCGAATCAAGAAAACTACCGTCTCTCGCCGGCGCCGTCAGCGATGACCGACATGAGCCCGAGAACATTCAGCGGCCATTTCGAAGATTACGCCTACGGAACAGCTCAAAGTAGTCCCCAATGCTTCTCCGCCATGGCGAAATCCGACCCAAATCGCATCCCATTCGAATTTCCCAGATCGGAATATGCAGAATCTTTGTCTTACGATTACCCATTGTTCCCAAATTACATGGCGAACACCGAATCGTCGAAGGCAAAAGTGCGGTCGCAGAGCGCACCGAAGGCTAGGCCAGAGTCGCTTGAGAGGCAGCCGAGCCGAAGGCGGGCGTCAGTTGAGGGGAGGAACATTCCAAGGGCGGTGAGAATGCAGCGGTCGTCGTCACATTTGGGGTCCGCCGCGAAGAACTACGGGTATCCTCCATGGGCGGTGAAGCTGGACCGGTCGACAGTGTCGCTGAAGGACAGTGAATGTGGGTCGACGTGCTCGGTGCTGACAAATCTGAACTATTGTCGATCGGTGGCATCGCAGGAA GTTTATGGGAACAGGCACTAA